Part of the Bacillus sp. THAF10 genome is shown below.
TTTAAACCATTGTGGTGGTAGAATTTTCATGAAGGTTCTTAATAATGAGAATTTTCATTTTTTTTCATTTGTTGTGAACCTGAAAATTGGATGAAGGAGTGAATGTAATGAAAAAGTGGATGAAAGGTTTTTCGGTAATACTTATTGCAATACTTGCTTTCTCTTTGGCTTTTGGATCTGCACAAGCCGAAACTCATGTCTCGAAGCTAGAGAAGAAAGAATACTTAGTGGGATTTGCAAAAGGTAATAAAGTAAAAGCCCAATCAGCACAAAATCTTCTTACTTCTGTTGGGGGGGATATTCAACATACATTCCAATACATGGAGGTTGTTGAAGTAACCCTACCAGTTAAGGCTGCCGAAGCTTTAGCGAAGAATCCAAATATTGCTTTTGTAGAAGAAAATGTTAAAGTTTTTGCTACTGCACAAACGGTACCATGGGGCGTTCCTCATATTAAAGCTGATAAAGCACATGCTCAGGGTGTAACAGGAAGTGGTGTGAAAGTAGCGATTTTAGATACAGGAATTGATGCTAATCATTCCGACTTAAATGTAAAAGGCGGAGCAAGCTTTGTTTCTGGTGAATCAAATCCTTATCAAGATGGGAATGGGCATGGCACTCATGTTGCCGGAACGGTGGCCGCACTTAATAATACAACAGGCGTTTTAGGTGTTGCTTATAATGCAGACCTTTATGCTGTTAAAGTACTAGGTGCCTCAGGCAGTGGCACGATAAGTGGCATTGCGCAAGGAATCGAGTGGTCTATTGCAAATGGCATGGATGTTATCAATATGAGTCTTGGTGCAAGCTCTGGTTCTACGGCATTAAAACAAGCTTGTGATAATGCGTATGCAAGTGGTGTGGTGGTAGTCGCTGCAGCTGGTAACTCAGGAACGAGAGGAAAGCAAAATACGATCGGTTATCCTGCACGATACAGTTCCGTTATTGCTGTTGGTGCTGTGGATTCAAATAATAAACGGGCAAGCTTTTCTAGTGTTGGTAATGAGTTAGAAGTAATGGCACCTGGTGTGAGTATCCTTAGCACTACACCTGGTAACAACTATGCATCTTATAATGGAACTTCTATGGCATCTCCACATGTTGCTGGTGCGGCGGCCCTAATTCTTGCTAAGAATCCTAGCATGACCAATGTTCAAGTTCGTGACAGGCTTAAGAATACAGCAACTAACCTTGGAAGTTCATTTTATTATGGTAAAGGTTTAATCAACGTGGAAAGTGCATTGCAATAGGTAATTCCCCCTTTAAAATATATTTTGCATCGGACACGGAAAATGTGTCCGATGCATTTTTTATTATACTAACATAAGGGAAAAGTAATAGGTATTTAGTTTAGTAATTATTCCATGATGCACCATTGGGAAAATGACCAATGAAATGACGGTATCATTCACGATCCTTTCTCTTATTTTCCCAATAACATCCTCCGATGTATTATGCTAATATCATAAGTATCTAAATAGTAAGATTATTTAGAAAAAAATAGTCGGAGTGTGATGAACAGATGAACAAGACGTTAAGGCGAATTGCTGTATTGGTAATGGCGGCTGTGATGGTATTATCCTTTTCACTAACACCATCCAATGCAAGTGCAAAAGTAAGTGCTAAACCAATTATGAAGGAATATTTAGTTGGATTGAACACAGGCGCACTTTCTAAAAAAACCAGTACGTTAGTATCTACACTAGGTGGCTCTGTCGAACATAGCTTCAAGCATATGAATGTTTTACATATTACATTGCCAGAAGTTGCTGCAGCAGCACTTGAAAAAAGTCCACTTGTAGACTATGTAGAAGAAAATGTAAAAATGCAAGCAACGGCTCAAACTGTACCATACGGAATTCCACACATAAAAGCAGATGTTGCTCACGCACAGAATGTTACTGGTTCTGGAGTAAAAGTAGCGGTGTTGGATACGGGAATTGATGCTAGTCATGAGGATTTAAAGGTAGTAGGTGGAAAAAGCTTTGTTTCTGGTGAACCAGATGCATTATCAGATGGAAATGGCCATGGAACACATGTAGCAGGTACCATTGCTGGTTTAAACAATACTACAGGTGTACTTGGTGTAGCATACAATGTTGATCTTTATGCAGTCAAAGTATTGGGTGCAGATGGAAGTGGAACGCTTGCTGGTATCGCTCAAGGAATTGAGTGGGCCATCGACAATAACATCGATGTTATCAATATGAGCTTAGGAGGTAGCACTGGCTCCACAACCTTAAAGCAAGCGTGTGATAATGCCTACAATAGTGGAGTAGTGGTGGTTGCAGCTGCAGGAAACAGTGGATCATTTTTTGGATTGGTTAATACTATCGGCTATCCGGCAAAATACGATTCAGTTATTGCGGTCGGTGCGGTAGATGCAAATAACAAGCGTGCTTCTTTCTCTAGTGTTGGTAATGAACTGGAAGTAATGGCTCCAGGTGTTTCCATTAATAGTACGCTACCTGGCAATCAATATGGTGAGTTAAATGGAACTTCCATGGCTTCTCCACATGTTGCCGGAGCAGCAGCTATCTTACTCTCTCAAAATCCGAACCTAACAAACGTTCAAGTTCGTGAGAGATTAAGAGATACTGCAACAAATCTAGGGTCCGCCTTCAATTACGGAAACGGTGTCATTAATCTAGAAGCAGCTCTTCAATAAGAAAAATGTAAAAATGCCTGTACCCACTACTTTGGGGCAGGCATTTTGCATTTCTTATGTAATTCAAGTAATATAACCGCATTAATAAGCTTTGTTCTAGCAACTTCAGAATAAAAAGCATGGAGAAGTGTGTGATGACACACTCCCCCATGCTTATATTATTTTATGTTTTTAATAAGCTCTTTTCTAAATGATTGTTGCTATAACCAGGAAAAAGTCTGCTTTTACTCCATTCCTTATTCGAAGAAAAGTTGCTATATATTTAAAACTTCCTGCACGAAAAGAGCACGACAGCAACGTCAATAACGTGTTGCTTAACTATGCGCAGTAGCAACAAAGATTACGAAAACAGCCTTTTAATAAAACTCTCCATTCGGTCCATCGCTTTTTCTAAAGTTTCCATATTATAAGCATAAGATAACCGGACATATCCTTCTCCTAAGGGTGAAAAGGCACTTCCAGGAACAACGGCAACTCCAGCTTCTTCAACAAGTTTTAATGCAAAATCAAAGGAAGACAAGCCGAACTTTTCAATCGATGGAAAGAGATAAAAGGCACCGTTAGGCTTTACTACCTCTAGTCCCATGTTCTCTAAACGGTCGTAAACATACTCCATTCTAGCCTTATATTCTACATTCATCTGTTCTCCATCATGTATTCCTGTAGTTAACGCATCCAGTGCAGCATATTGTGAAACAGAACTGGCACACGATACATTGTATTGATGTACCTTAAGCATTTGTTTCATCACATATTCTGGTCCAAGTACTAATCCAATTCTCCAACCTGTCATGGAATGGGACTTAGAAACACCATTAATAACGATCGTTTTTTCCTTCATGCCAGGAAGGGTTGCAATGGAATGATGCTTTCCTTTAAAAACAAGTTCGCTATATATTTCATCTGATAGTACGAAAATTTCCTTATCAGCTAGTACCTCCGCAATTTTTTCTAATTCTTCCATAGGCAATGTCACACCTGTGGGATTTGAAGGGTATGGAAGAATGATACATCTCGTTTTTTCATTGATGTTTTTTTCAATCAATTCAGCTGTTAACTGGAAACTTGTATCTCGTGTATCGACATGAACAGGAGTGGCACCGCATAATTTTATGATAGGTTCATATCCAGGATACACTGGTCCAGGTAGAATCACCTCGCAGCCTGGCTCAAGGATAGTGCGAAAGGCAATATCAATACCCTGACTTGCACCAACAGAAACAATAATTTCATTTTCTGCGTTATACGAAAGGCCATATTTACTTTGAACAAATTGACCTGCAGCCTTTCGAAGCTCAATTATACCTGCATTATGTGTATAGACGGTTTTATTTTCATCAATTGCTTTTTGTCCGGCTGTTTTTACATGAGAGGGGGTAGGGAAATCAGGTTGTCCAATGGTTAATGAAAGAACATCCTCATATTGTGCTACGAGATTAAAAAATTTCCGGATGCCTGATATTTCAATCGTGCGGACTTGCGGATTAATTAGATGTTCCATCGAAATACTCCTTTTACAAACGATACTTTTTCTGTCATTTTAACTGACTTTGTGTAAGTTGTCCAAGTATTATCGAGTGATTTTTTCTAGGTAGGAAGTGGGGTATCTTGGTACCTATAAAAGAAAGGGAAACACCTGTTTGGTCAAGAGGATACGTGTGAAGACCTATAAAAATATGTATCAAGTAGGATAGGAAATTACTTACATATCAACTATAATTATTATAAACACAGAATATTCTCACAAAATACCTTGCTGTTCCATTGCCGCAATATTGGCTCCTTTCACCTTTGATTTGCTGGAGTTGATGTCTGTTGGATTCCGTCTGAAAGGGGGATGTGTAATGGATATTGTGCTTCACATCTGGGTAAGGTTGTTAGAGAAATATGCTGAGCAGCTTTTTTTTCAGAATGAATCATCTGGGGTCTTTTCATTTTTACTAGTCGGGGTGCTTGCGTATTTGTACAAGCAGGAAAAAGAGATAAATAAAAGAGGTTGTTCTTGTTGTCAAAAACAAAAACAAGAAGCGGTAAAAGAAAATAATTTTCCCGACAGTAAGGAAGAAGCGGAATAGTCCGCTTCTTTTTACTGCAAATGAGAAAAGTCATTATTTAATTTAATATATTGTCTTGATAAAAGTTTAAACTGTTTTCGGTTCCCACTGCTAAGTGCTTCATCTATTTCATTCATTAGCCTATTTTTATGAAATTGATATACAGAAGAGTCAACGATGATTTGAGCTACTTTTTCCTCTTTTGTCATTTCTAAGCTTTTAAATGAAGATGAAACAGATTGTTCAGGTTGAAAAGAAAAATGCTTATTCATAATTACTACCCCCTGTGCTAATTTTTGAATGGTTGAAGATGGGTGAATCATGAAAAGGATGGGAGTGTTGCTCATCCTTTTTCCTATTATCTGATATTTTTGCTGATTTGTGAAGGTTTTTTTAGAAAATTTAGATATATCAGAAAAAATACTGGAAATGATGTCAATGTGTGTCAGTTTTTCTGATTTGATTGCTTGGTAAGAATATACCCATAATTTTGATAGGAAAAACATCATTGTTTTTGGCTGTTTTTATATTGCTACTGCATAAAGATAGGACACCCGTAATCAACGTTGATATGGTGCTCTTTTCGTAGAGGAAGATTTAATATGTGACATTTTTTCTTCGCGTCACGATTGGTAAAAGTTTTAAATCCAACTTTTTCTATATGGAATGAAACAATTTTTTAGAAAAGAGTCCTGTATTTTTATCTCCACTCTAGACTGGATAAAGGAACATCCTTATAATAGGGAGAGTGTAAAAATTGTCTTTGTTTCAAAAAGTCACCAAAATTCTGGGTTAAGTAACCAATATAGTGTGTAATCTATCGGAGGCTCTAATGTAAATGCTGTATCTTATCAAACCGTTGATTGTGAATATTACCATCATTTTCTCCTTGCTCTTTAACGTCAATTTGTTTTTTCCGTTTAGCAAACGAAAACCACTAACATTTAGACAGATGACGATTTTTGGACTTTTTAGTTCTTTTTCTGCCATGCTATGCATGCTGTATCCTATTGAAACGCTTGAGGATACTCACTTTGACTTTCGGATGATTCCCATTTTGATTGTTACCTTATATGGGGGCTGGTATCCAGGTGTTCTTTGTGCATCCATTGTGGTTAGCTTACGCTTTTTCATTGGAGGAGAATATGTATATGTTGGTATCGCCGTTTCTGTCTTAGCATTAGTAGTTGGTTTGTTATTACGATCCGTTTTTCTTCGAAGTGCTAATAAAATCCTTTATGGAATGATAGTGATTTCGTTTTACTATCTGGTCTACATTTTTATATTGTATAGCACTGTCTCCTTTTTGAACTTGAACTTCTACATTGTATATTTTCTCTCATTCGGTATTACGTTCATTGCTTTAGTCTACACGGTAGAACGACTTATAATTGCCAACCAACAGTTTGATGAGACACTTTATCTTGATAAGCTTTCAACTGTTGGACAGATGGCGGCAGCGTTTGCACATGAAATTAGAAATCCGATTACAACTGTTAGAGGGTTTATCCAATTTATCAATTCGAATACAAAGGATGAAAGCTTAAAACAATTTGCGCCATTAATTCTCGATGAGCTTGATAGAACGAATAAAATTATCACAAATTATTTAACAGTGGCTAAGCCGACAGATTTTACCTTGTCTTATGTTGATATTAATAAGGTGTTAAAGGATTCTGTAGAATTATTACGACCGTTTGGGTCATACAGAAATGTTTCCATTGATCTTGAACTTGCCGGAGAACATTATATTTTTAGTGATGAACAACATTTAAAACAAGCGATAATGAATATTATTAAAAATGGGATTGAAGCGATCGATGAAGAACAGGGTGGGTTGTTAAAAATAAAGAAAATGCCTGGTGAGAATAGAGGCACGGTTCAATTAACCTTCATTGATAATGGAATTGGGATGTCAGAAGACCAGTTAGCGAAAATTGGCTTGCCTTATTATACTACGAAATCAAGAGGAACTGGATTAGGAAGTATGATAACGAACCGACTTATTCATGAGATGAAGGGGAAAATTCAATATGAAAGCAAAGAACATATTGGGACAAGGGTAAGTGTAACGTTACCTACTGTTCGAAAAACAACATAAAGTAAGCAGGATTGGCATAGTACCCATCCTGCTTTTTTTTATTTGTTCCATTTGGACACTTTCCCTGTTGAACTATTCACTTTATACCATCCTCTTGATAATTTTTCTGGGTGATTTGAAAAATGAACAAGGTCTGTTGCGTGAAACACATATTCGCCACCGTCTATTCCTTCATATGAAAGATCCGTTTTATCATGATTAGATAAATTCAAATGATTTTTTAGAAGGGCTTTTGCTTCCTCTTTTGTGAACCGTCTGTTTTCAATGTTTAAAACGACTTCATTTCTTGAATTATTAATTAGCTCTTCATCGCTTAAAAGCTCGTGGTTTTTTGTATTCGTAATCCCTTGATCACCAGTGTTTTTTAAACTCTCAGGACTAGTGCAGGCTGTTAAAGCTAAAAGCATGCATGAAAGAAGAATACACATTTTACTCATTAAATTTACTCACATCCTATTTTTATCCCTTAGTATGAAATAAATGAAAAATATTCATTCGTTCTTCTCTATAATAATTTTTTGTGAATATTTATAAAAAAGGAGGAGTAAAAGGATTATTAGAGAATTGTCTTCATAAAAGATATCTAAATGGGGGAAGCAGGATGGCTAATCTGGAGAACGGTACGAAAATAAATCATCAACCAAAACCTCGGTCACCTTTTGCATTATATTTTTCTCTACCTATTTTATCGTGGGCACTTTATGATTTTGCAAATACTATTTTTTCTTCTAACATCATTACCATCTTTTTCCCGTTTTATCTTCAAGAAGTAATCGGTACAAACGAACGAATGGATCAAATAGCTAGCACTTTTTTATCCTATGCAAATGCAACAGCAAGTTTTTTCCTTGTGATGTTTTCTCCCTTATTCGGTGTGTTAATTGATAGAACAGGAAAAAGAAAGGGTTTTATCATTCCATTTACCTTCATTGCCGTTTTTTCTACCATCTTTATGGGAGTGTTTGCTTCACTTCAAACTAGTCAAACATTTGCGGGGCTGCAGATAAACTTTATCCTTGTTCTGATTTTGTTTGTGATTGCAAAATTCTTCTTTCATTCTTCCCTTGTGTTTTATGACACAATGCTACCCGATTTAGGATCAAAAAAAGAACTACCGCTAATTTCAGGTTTTGGCATAGCTGTAGGTTATATGGGAACCCTTCTAGGATTAACGGTATATTTGTATGTAGGAGATAGTGGGTTTCACAAGGCATTTATTCCAACAGGGATATTATTCCTATTGTTTTCCCTCCCGTTGTTTTTCTTTTTCAAAGAAAAGCCGAAGAAAGTTATAGAAAAAAAGTCCTTTTTTAGTGGATATAAAGAAATTTATTCGACCTTTAAAGAAATGAAACTTTATCGACCAGTTTTCCTGTTTATGATTGCTTACTTTTTCATTAACGATGCAATAGCAACTGCCATAGCAATGATGGCGATTTATGCTAGGGCTATTGGTGGTTTTTCGGCATCAGAATTCATTTTATTGTATTTAGTCTCGACCGTTTCCAGTATTATTGGTTCCTTTGTTTATGGCTATATCGCAAGAGCAATTGGATCAAAGTTTGCTGTTGCATCGGTTGCAGGTTTGTTGATTTTGGCCCTGTGCTTTGCGGTATTTTCTGTTCAGCCTTGGATGCTTTGGGTAGCAGGTAGTTTATTTGGAGTTGCCCTTGGTGCTACTTGGGTAACATCCCGTACGTTTATTATTGAACTAACTCCTGAGGGGAAAAGGGGGCAGTTCTTTGGACTCTTCGCGTTTTCTGGAAAAGTGTCTTCCATTGTAGGCCCCCTATTATACGGGACGATCACTTTGATGCTCGCTGATTATGGTAATCTAGCAAGCAGAACCGCTCTAGGATCCCTTATCATCCTTGCCTTGATAGGGATGCTCGTAACACTAAAGGTCCCGTACAAAAGAGAAGCATAAACATTCGAGAAAAGAGAAACGACATGGTTTCTCTTTTTCTCGTTACACTGAATAAATAAAGAGATGTCCCACATATACATGGTAGTATCCTATTTTTTATGGGGAGGAGGCGAATGAAGAAAAAGAATGAGAATCCATGGGAATCAATGAATGAAAAATTGGATGAAGTTCTTGGTGATAAATTTTGGAAGGATATGCTCCCAGTATTACCAAGAAGGATTCCATTGATGGATATTTTTGAAACAGAATTAGAAGGTACGGTTGTCCTTGAATTGCCTGGATTAGCCTCCACTGAAGATATTGGGCTACAAGTGAAAAACAATCAACTATTAATAAAAGGCAAGATCCCATACCCCTATCCCATTTCAAAAGAAAATCTCATTCAGAGTGAACGTTTTTTTGGAGAATTTAAAAGAGCCATTCCGTTGCCCTTTTCCGTCATTCCTCAAAAGCTTCAGGCATTATACAAAAATGGTATCCTCTATGTTACCTTTCAAAAAAACACAGAGGATATGACAGTAGAAATCGATTTCTCTGAATGAAAAAGGAGGCAAGAAGTTGAAATGAAATTTCAAATCGATAAATTTAAAGTGGATGTGCTGATGAATTCTTCTTCTGTTAATCATGGGGAAAACATCATTTATGGAGCAAAAGCAACGAAAAAAGAAAACCAAGGATTTGGAATTATTTCTGGCGAGAAAAACAATATTAGCTACTCAGAACAAAAAGTACTAGCTAAGTCAGAAGAGGCTGGAACAGAATCATACTAAATGGTTGTGATTAAGATGACGGAAAATCAAGATATGGAAAAGAGATTAGTTGCTTTAGAAAAACAATTACATCTTCTGTTAGACTATTTAACAAAAAAAGAAGACAAAACCCAAGAGTTACACTACCATATCAAACATTTAGAGATTAAAGAAGCACACATAGACAAATTCAATTATCACCTTGATAATATTGATATTGAACAGCTGTCAGGTACCCTAAACATTGGCAATAATTTTGAGAATCCGAGTCATCGTCCTAAGGGGCAAATGGATTCTTTAAAAAAACTAATCCACGAAAAACAAATAAAGAAATCGAAACCAACTAAAATTACATCAACCGATAAAGATGGCATTACGTTAACAGAACAAAAAAGAGGGTATACCATTACCTTCGATACAAGGGGGAAGAGGAAATGAGTAGCTATTCTCCTAATTTTTTTATTGGAAATATTAGAATTGGTGTAGTGGAGAGCGCTTCATGCATTAATTTCGGTAACAATTATCCTGCAAACTTTCAAAGTAACAAAAAACATAATCAAGGCATTGGCAATATAAGCGGGGAACAACATGAAATTCATGGAACGAAAAGTCAAGTTAGTGATACTTCCGTCATTGACATGTTAGAGCTGTCAGAAAATAAAGAGCTCCCACAATGGTTGCAGGAGCTAATAAGTGAAAAGAAAATAAAAGAGACTTGAGAAAACACACTAATTACTAGATGTACTACGGATTGGCATATCCATTACATCAGGATCATGGACAATATTGACGTTAGAGTTAGAATGATTGTCTTCCCCAACCACTAATCCAAAACCCATATTTGTTTTTTGGTAAGTCCTCCAGTTAGCTTGAAGATTATCTCCAGTAAAAATCCCAGAGTTATTCATGATTGTCATTACTTCTATTTTATCAAGCAAAATATGAATAGGAGAGGCAGCCTTCTTTTTCATAGAAAGACCTCCTTCTAGAATTGAGCAGTTGGCTGCGGATTGTTAATCTCTGGGTTAGCAATAGGAGTATCAACCCCATCAGGATCAAATACAACATTACAAACATTTGTCACGGCAACGATACCGATTTCAATTCCATTTCCCATATTTAATTTTCCTTGAGTAGTCCAATCGGGCTGGTTGTTTTGCCCTGTGGCAACGGCCGAGCTTTGACTGATACTGTTAACATTTATTTGATTGAAAATAATGGATACTGGCATGTGCTACCTCCAATCCCCGTTTCGACGTAACCCTTTAGTGTACAGTATTCGAAAAAAATAAGGAACGTGACCAAAGAGATAAATTAACTGAAAATAAAAAATTGTTTATTGAAATTGAAATTGTCTATGTTAACATGTAATTACGGAACAAAAAAGGACTATTTCCTTTAAAGACATAATTAGCATTCACACGAAGGGAAGTGTTACATACCAATGATGATATCATCATTACCTACGTTAAACGAAACACTCCATCGAGAGCTTATTGATTTTAGGAGAGATCTTCATCAATACCCAGAAGTAAGTGGAGAAGAATATGAAACGGCAAAGAAAATCGCAGCACAGCTAAAGAAGAATGGTATCCCTTACCAAACAGGATATGCAAAGACAGGGATTCTGGGAATGATCAAAGGGGAGAGGCCAGGTCCGACGATTGCCCTTAGAGCCGACATTGATGCTCTGCCAATTACGGAAAAGGCAACTGTCCCATTCGCATCCAAAGTAAAGGGAAAAATGCATGCTTGTGGACATGATGCTCATACAGCCATGTTGTTAGGAGCAGGCATTCTCCTTAATGAAAAAAAATCAGAAATTGCTGGCACCATATTACTTGTTTTTCAGCCAGCAGAAGAAGCTTCCCCTACTGGAGGGGCGGAACCGATGATGAACGATGGAGTTTTTTCAGAGTATGAGCCTGATGTTATATTTGGCCAGCACGTATGGCCGGATCTGCCGGTTGGACAAGTGGGGATTCGAGATTTTGAAATGATGGGTGCAACAGATCGGTTTAAGGTGATGATTCACGGAGACGGTGGACATGCAAGTATGCCACATCAAACGAATGACGCGATTATCGCAGCGAATTATGTAGTCACCATGCTGCAAACAATTGTCAGTAGAAACGTCAATCCTTTAGAAGCAGCAGTAGTGACAATTGGGCGAATAGAAGGTGGATATAGATACAATTGTATAGCAGACTCAGTTGTGATAGAAGGCTCTATTCGGACATATAAAAAATCTATTAAACAAGTAGTGAAAAAAAGGTTTCATGAAATTGTGGACCATGCTGCAAAGGCTATGGGAGCAAGGGCTGAAATAGAATATAT
Proteins encoded:
- a CDS encoding S8 family peptidase translates to MKGFSVILIAILAFSLAFGSAQAETHVSKLEKKEYLVGFAKGNKVKAQSAQNLLTSVGGDIQHTFQYMEVVEVTLPVKAAEALAKNPNIAFVEENVKVFATAQTVPWGVPHIKADKAHAQGVTGSGVKVAILDTGIDANHSDLNVKGGASFVSGESNPYQDGNGHGTHVAGTVAALNNTTGVLGVAYNADLYAVKVLGASGSGTISGIAQGIEWSIANGMDVINMSLGASSGSTALKQACDNAYASGVVVVAAAGNSGTRGKQNTIGYPARYSSVIAVGAVDSNNKRASFSSVGNELEVMAPGVSILSTTPGNNYASYNGTSMASPHVAGAAALILAKNPSMTNVQVRDRLKNTATNLGSSFYYGKGLINVESALQ
- a CDS encoding S8 family peptidase — protein: MNKTLRRIAVLVMAAVMVLSFSLTPSNASAKVSAKPIMKEYLVGLNTGALSKKTSTLVSTLGGSVEHSFKHMNVLHITLPEVAAAALEKSPLVDYVEENVKMQATAQTVPYGIPHIKADVAHAQNVTGSGVKVAVLDTGIDASHEDLKVVGGKSFVSGEPDALSDGNGHGTHVAGTIAGLNNTTGVLGVAYNVDLYAVKVLGADGSGTLAGIAQGIEWAIDNNIDVINMSLGGSTGSTTLKQACDNAYNSGVVVVAAAGNSGSFFGLVNTIGYPAKYDSVIAVGAVDANNKRASFSSVGNELEVMAPGVSINSTLPGNQYGELNGTSMASPHVAGAAAILLSQNPNLTNVQVRERLRDTATNLGSAFNYGNGVINLEAALQ
- a CDS encoding aminotransferase A, whose product is MEHLINPQVRTIEISGIRKFFNLVAQYEDVLSLTIGQPDFPTPSHVKTAGQKAIDENKTVYTHNAGIIELRKAAGQFVQSKYGLSYNAENEIIVSVGASQGIDIAFRTILEPGCEVILPGPVYPGYEPIIKLCGATPVHVDTRDTSFQLTAELIEKNINEKTRCIILPYPSNPTGVTLPMEELEKIAEVLADKEIFVLSDEIYSELVFKGKHHSIATLPGMKEKTIVINGVSKSHSMTGWRIGLVLGPEYVMKQMLKVHQYNVSCASSVSQYAALDALTTGIHDGEQMNVEYKARMEYVYDRLENMGLEVVKPNGAFYLFPSIEKFGLSSFDFALKLVEEAGVAVVPGSAFSPLGEGYVRLSYAYNMETLEKAMDRMESFIKRLFS
- a CDS encoding IDEAL domain-containing protein → MMFFLSKLWVYSYQAIKSEKLTHIDIISSIFSDISKFSKKTFTNQQKYQIIGKRMSNTPILFMIHPSSTIQKLAQGVVIMNKHFSFQPEQSVSSSFKSLEMTKEEKVAQIIVDSSVYQFHKNRLMNEIDEALSSGNRKQFKLLSRQYIKLNNDFSHLQ
- a CDS encoding ATP-binding protein, with translation MLYLIKPLIVNITIIFSLLFNVNLFFPFSKRKPLTFRQMTIFGLFSSFSAMLCMLYPIETLEDTHFDFRMIPILIVTLYGGWYPGVLCASIVVSLRFFIGGEYVYVGIAVSVLALVVGLLLRSVFLRSANKILYGMIVISFYYLVYIFILYSTVSFLNLNFYIVYFLSFGITFIALVYTVERLIIANQQFDETLYLDKLSTVGQMAAAFAHEIRNPITTVRGFIQFINSNTKDESLKQFAPLILDELDRTNKIITNYLTVAKPTDFTLSYVDINKVLKDSVELLRPFGSYRNVSIDLELAGEHYIFSDEQHLKQAIMNIIKNGIEAIDEEQGGLLKIKKMPGENRGTVQLTFIDNGIGMSEDQLAKIGLPYYTTKSRGTGLGSMITNRLIHEMKGKIQYESKEHIGTRVSVTLPTVRKTT
- a CDS encoding MFS transporter; protein product: MANLENGTKINHQPKPRSPFALYFSLPILSWALYDFANTIFSSNIITIFFPFYLQEVIGTNERMDQIASTFLSYANATASFFLVMFSPLFGVLIDRTGKRKGFIIPFTFIAVFSTIFMGVFASLQTSQTFAGLQINFILVLILFVIAKFFFHSSLVFYDTMLPDLGSKKELPLISGFGIAVGYMGTLLGLTVYLYVGDSGFHKAFIPTGILFLLFSLPLFFFFKEKPKKVIEKKSFFSGYKEIYSTFKEMKLYRPVFLFMIAYFFINDAIATAIAMMAIYARAIGGFSASEFILLYLVSTVSSIIGSFVYGYIARAIGSKFAVASVAGLLILALCFAVFSVQPWMLWVAGSLFGVALGATWVTSRTFIIELTPEGKRGQFFGLFAFSGKVSSIVGPLLYGTITLMLADYGNLASRTALGSLIILALIGMLVTLKVPYKREA
- a CDS encoding Hsp20/alpha crystallin family protein; amino-acid sequence: MKKKNENPWESMNEKLDEVLGDKFWKDMLPVLPRRIPLMDIFETELEGTVVLELPGLASTEDIGLQVKNNQLLIKGKIPYPYPISKENLIQSERFFGEFKRAIPLPFSVIPQKLQALYKNGILYVTFQKNTEDMTVEIDFSE
- the gerPC gene encoding spore germination protein GerPC; protein product: MTENQDMEKRLVALEKQLHLLLDYLTKKEDKTQELHYHIKHLEIKEAHIDKFNYHLDNIDIEQLSGTLNIGNNFENPSHRPKGQMDSLKKLIHEKQIKKSKPTKITSTDKDGITLTEQKRGYTITFDTRGKRK
- a CDS encoding M20 family metallopeptidase, encoding MISSLPTLNETLHRELIDFRRDLHQYPEVSGEEYETAKKIAAQLKKNGIPYQTGYAKTGILGMIKGERPGPTIALRADIDALPITEKATVPFASKVKGKMHACGHDAHTAMLLGAGILLNEKKSEIAGTILLVFQPAEEASPTGGAEPMMNDGVFSEYEPDVIFGQHVWPDLPVGQVGIRDFEMMGATDRFKVMIHGDGGHASMPHQTNDAIIAANYVVTMLQTIVSRNVNPLEAAVVTIGRIEGGYRYNCIADSVVIEGSIRTYKKSIKQVVKKRFHEIVDHAAKAMGARAEIEYIDGYEATINTPKWAQLVRETAQNLLHSKKATPDVDPSLGGEDFSRFLKKYPGAFFWLGCAVEGREHQKPLHDPSFEFNELALPLGVNMFVEVTLKALDKLSK